DNA from Luteolibacter yonseiensis:
ATATTGCGGAAGGCAGTTCGCGGAATTCTCCCAAAGACTTCGCCCGGTTCATTGAGATTGCCACAGGGTCGGTATTTGAAGTGGTATCCCAATCTTTCATTGGCAGAAACCAAGGACTGCTGACGCCCGAAGAGTTCCAGTTGCTTTATACCGCCGCAGAGGAACAGGGGCGAATGCTTAGTGGCTTGCGTCGCTCGTTATTGGGTGAGAAATGACGGCTTCATCGCAATTCTTCTTTCTTACTATCAACCATCAACTCCCAACCATCAACTCTCTTGCTTACCGTCGAAAATCTCCATGTCAGCTACGGCGCGATCAAGGCGCTGCACGGCGTCAATCTCGAGGTGCCGGAGGGAAGCATTGTCACGCTCATCGGTGCGAACGGAGCGGGGAAATCGACCACCCTGCGCGCGCTTTCGGGGTTGGTGAAAACCGCGGCGGGTTCGGTGAAATACAAGGGGAGGGAAATTTCCAAACTGTCTCCGAACAAGATCGTGGAGACCGGATTGTGCCACGTGCCGGAGGGGCGCATGGTGTTCGCCAACCTCACGGTGCTGGAAAATCTGAAAATGGGAGCCTACCTCCAGCGGGACAAGAAATGGATCGCCTCGCAGACGGACTATGTCTTCGGTTTGTTTCCCCGCCTCAAGGAGCGCGAGGGGCAGGCTGCGGGCACGCTTTCCGGTGGAGAGCAGCAGATGCTGGCGATCGGTCGCGCTCTTCTGAGCAAACCGGATTTCCTGATGCTGGACGAACCGTCGCTGGGGATCGCGCCATTGTTGGTGAAGTCCATTTTCGAACGCATCGTGGAAATCAACCGCGAGCAGGGACTGACCGTCCTGCTGGTCGAGCAGAATGCGAATCTCGCGCTGGATGTGTCGAGCTATGCCTACGTGCTTGAGACCGGCAAGGTCCTTTTGGAAGGGCCGTCCGCCCGGCTCAAGGCGGATCCGAAGGTGCAGGAGTGCTACCTCGGGGCTTGATCGCCCGGTGTGTGGAGAGAGATTGATCGCTTGATTCCCCGGATCTGCTGCGGGAGGATGGATCATGAGTCCGGATCAAGTAAGAGTCGTTTTCGAACGCGTCGCCTACCAGATGGTCGTCGCGGGATGGCTCAGGAGATATGCGTTCACCGCAGGAGTGGGACATGAGCTTACATGGCGCACCGAGGGCGCGCAGAAGGCGATGTTGCTCAGGGATCTGGGTGAGAAATACCGGTTGTCCGAGGATGATCTCTCGCCGCTTTATTTCCAGATGGCCTGCAAGGGGATGGGGCTGCCGGATGGGGTTTCCTTCCCGGCGATCGACATCGAAGTCTCCGCCTTCTGGCTCCTGTGCGTGGGTGAGCTGGGGCTGGAGGGGGATGGCGATGGTTTGCTGGCTCTCGTCCACATCGTGACGGGTTGGGGGCCGGATGCGCCGTCGTCCGGAAAGCGGGTGGAGTGATGGCGTGTCACGGGTGCTGGAGAAGAGCGCAGGCGAGGATGCTTCTTTTCAGGGCGTGCCGTCGGATCCGTTCGTGTCCCTCCAGCCCGGCAACAGGAAAATGGAGGTTCCCATGCTGAGAAGGATGCCGATGACGGCAACGGTTCCCAGGCTGACGAGCGCGTCGC
Protein-coding regions in this window:
- a CDS encoding four helix bundle protein; the encoded protein is MFGFEKLDVWNKAIDFADVVYSVTRAFPSDERFGLTNQMRRAAVSISSNIAEGSSRNSPKDFARFIEIATGSVFEVVSQSFIGRNQGLLTPEEFQLLYTAAEEQGRMLSGLRRSLLGEK
- a CDS encoding ABC transporter ATP-binding protein, encoding MLTVENLHVSYGAIKALHGVNLEVPEGSIVTLIGANGAGKSTTLRALSGLVKTAAGSVKYKGREISKLSPNKIVETGLCHVPEGRMVFANLTVLENLKMGAYLQRDKKWIASQTDYVFGLFPRLKEREGQAAGTLSGGEQQMLAIGRALLSKPDFLMLDEPSLGIAPLLVKSIFERIVEINREQGLTVLLVEQNANLALDVSSYAYVLETGKVLLEGPSARLKADPKVQECYLGA